The genomic stretch AATGTCATTGTGagctgtgcggtcgaggtacccatgatatggtcccactgcattgttccccctttggagaacgtatcgggcagccctgggcatggcgtcctcgtacgcaggatcaatggtgaagccgtggatgcgggggaagtaggagatgatccagccctgaaacacaaacacgataatgtattaaaaataaatacaaaccataaataaatgtgaaacaattaaaatgatacGTACCGTCAGGAGTGTGGTGGATCTGGTCATCTGCCtagtcctccagttggaggcttcattcagcttctggtataggtataccagaatagttGACCCatagttccactggtgaatggtagtcaCGTCCaagaagtagcggaggtaggtcacgtcgacgtatcttgatctcttgtccacaaagagtgtagTGCCTATCaaaaacatgaaccagcaccggagagagcaggcacggtgatactccataaataggTCGTTACCCGCCTCCTCGGAATCGaccgccgccaccaagtggtgctcATACAGCTCGCTCAATATGGAGAACCGGATATGAAGCCCATTTGTCGTTTGGCATTCATAATCAGCCATATAagggtccatacccagatagatcTCCATCCACTCGATCGCATCGACCCTCTAGATCCAGGAATGGTTCAGCAGCATCTCCCTGATCGTGCAAGATGATCGTCATCTTCCCAACCGGTaaatggaaagaagacgtctccctatgccaccgctccacaaaagccccctgcatgccgtggctgatggtggtatacccggtcatgcacaacccacctaGCCCAGAAGCAGTCACCGCATCATTAAACCACTGCGCTTCTGGTTTAAAGAGACCAAAAATCTTTCgtgcgtggttcaccatttttaaagtcggcatttcctgttacaacaaaaataaaaaacattgttaattagaCTGTCAAGAAAATGtggaataaaaagctaaataaaaaacggttaaataatagagtcggataaatcataaaaaatacctctccctcccaaacACGTCGAacgtggtaggaaatcagcacaGACGCGTCcctaggccctcccgggtagccttcctcctcctcctcctcctccccgtgtggaggatCAGCATCAGGTATTTCCTCCTCCGCCTCCTAGtatctcacctcctcctcctcccgtacctcctcctaatgggaagaagataccctagccagccgactcctcgatctAGACGAGGAATCAGGCTCATCTTTCTAGACGGATGCTCGTACTCCACCCCGGCCCCGCGTCAatgccagctgcgccgcccgctcgcgtctagccgacgctgtctgtgtctctctcccctgtctaaTTATAGCTGGGTTGCCTGtcatttttttgaaataattgaAATCCATAAGCGAACAGGTTAGAAggcgaaacaatcaagaaaataaaaaaaaactttctgggtcaacttcggaagtgcatttccgaaactggtcagggaggtgttttcggaaacgcacttccgaaaacacctgcgACACCATTTTTGCAGAAAACCCAAAAGCTTGCCCTAAATGTATCAAAACCTCAATTTTCCTATCTAAACAACACCAGTGACATGTAATAACTTAAATGAACTACACTATAACACCTCTAATATCAATTTCAATCCTAcattgaaagtttaaaaaacttacAGATTTGAGATGTTGTTGGAGGTGCTTTAGAAGAAGTTTAAGAGCCTTTGGAGTAGCCTTTGATGGTCTTTGAATTTTCCTTTGGTGGTTATGCAACTGGTTCAGACGACTTTTTGGAGTTTTgaatgatttagggtaaatgattttgggagggaggctgttttgtttaaactgCAGAACACGAGgtatttcgaaagtgcatttccgaaatatatttttttacgtaaaaaaaaggtgatttcagaaatgcatttctgaaatcagtctttttttcaacttcgaaaatacatttccgaaataaaggGGCAAATACGAAATTTCGCTGAGGGTCACCAAGAAGATAGAGAGGTGGATAACCAAGAAGATagagaggtggataaagaaatttcctaaaattaatgcactttttaaaaatattttgtttttgttagttGCCAAGTGtccattaattattattattattattttggaaattaaatatgtttaataaattattaagttGATAGGCAtataataatttgaaatttttttaagttgaattttaaaaatattgaaaaaatattttgtttttgctaATTGCGAAGTGTCcattaacttttatttttttcttctttagaaATTGAACatgtttaataaattattaagttGATAAgcataaaataatttgaaaattttttaaatgaattaataaaaaaatcaattggtaaattttttttttaaaacatttcccTATgtcaattattttataattattttttaaatattagatattttgaattcTCACAAATGTAAACTACATTCATGGcacttaataatatatattttttaaatattccaCATTCCGAATATTTATGAATCAAATCTAAATCTAAGTTATATTTATGACTATTATATCTcataaatattgaaattttaaaaaagcaAACCCTAACATTCATGTTATATAATAGATCACCATAACTTATTTTATTGTGCCGATTTATTAAagcaaaatttaaaattaactcCACTTTCTCTCATCTTCAAGAAATTTCATTTCACCGTAATATCATTGTTAGAGTCTCTGGTTTAAGATGGTAAGGGcttttattcaaataaattttatattttccttcgtcattataattaaatattaattatatgaatGTTAAACCTTTATTTGTCTTCTTCTCTTCATTTCTCTGTTACTATTCTTCATTTCTCTTTTTGTCATTAATTTCATTTCATTATTAGTCTTAGAGTCTCCCATTTAATATAGCAAGTGTTTTAacctaaataaattttatattttctttcattcttattgttaaatattaaattatacgaattttaaaattttttcttcatttctctTTTACAATTAGTCATTTCTCTTCTTGTCATTAATTTTGTTTCATTATTATAGTGTTAGAGACTCCCATTTAATATAGCAAGTGTTTTAacctaaataaattttatattttcttttattctcattgttattaattaattatacgaATGTTAGacttttttcttcatttctctTTTACTATTAGTCATTTCTCTTCTTGTCATtaaatttatttcattattataGTGTTAGAGACTCCCATTTAATaaagtgttttaacctaaatGACTCAttgttaaatatattaattatgtgaatgtcaaatttttattttatttgtcgtatttTCTTTAGCTAACACTATATAAAATGACCCATATTACTTTTGCATATAGTAGTGATGAGACTTGatccataaaaaaaatatttaaattacgaTTTAATATCAACTTTGAAATTAGAATTCTGACATTAACTTAACAAATATCCGCACAACTTTACCTAAAACATTAATACTTCTAACATATCACTTTGGCACATGAAATTTTTTAATAACTTTAGTTGATTTAGAAAAACATTTGACATTTTATAAATTTGGATCCTAATTTGTCAAACATATACTCTCTAAAATTTTGTTAATATATTCAACAAGCtctaaatttgtttttattttaattaatcatgatTAAATTTATGTGGTGTAGTTGGTTCATTGGTCTCCACCTTCTGAAGGTCAGGTCGCTCTCAATGTTGATGGGAGTTCATATGGAAATCCAGGAAGGGCAGGTTACGGAGGTTTAATTAGAGATCATAATGGATCTTGGATAATAGGATTTAGTGGGCCTGTTAGTTTCGCAGACAGCTTAGAAGTTGAACTATTAGCTATTCAAAATGGGTTAACTCTTGCTTGGAACATGGGTTTTAGAGACGTGAGTTGTCGATCGGATTGTACGAAAGCTCTCTCTATGATTCAAGATTCTGGATTTCATGCTTGCAAGTATCTTCATATTAGAGAGGCTATTGGAGAACTCATTTCTAGAGATTGGAGAGTTTCTTTTACTCATACATATAGAGAAAGCAACCAATGTGCAGATTTTATGGCAAAGTGTGGAGCAAACGCTATGCTTTGTTTAGGATTTTTTGAACAACCACCTCCTTGTTTATATTCTTTGCTTGTAAGTGATGCGATGGAAACTCCATATACAAGACATACAAAGAGTATAAGTATCAATTCTTCTTAGAAATGTATATAATTGTTTGATTGAAtgagattgaatcaaaataaaatgtggattttatttattattttctattttgtaatATCATATATAAACGAacacttttaaaaaatttgaagttTAAGATTAATTTACATAATTTAcatcaaatcaaatttaattgGGTCGACAAGTAGAACTTCTTAGTCAAACACGAAAGTAAACATAATCTAACTATACTAAGAGAGTTGTGAATGCTTTGcaacatttttttcttcaattagcCACCATGTTTGTAATCCTTTCTAGTTCCATCGAATAATGATTTTGAGCTGCAAAAGATAATTGCTTAATATATACTTTAAAGGATCcattaaaagattttttttcaacTTTTCACTCTGCTTTACTCCATTTGCATGCGAGATTTTCCTTCCTTCATAACAAACATGAAGACCAATAATTTAGTTCTTAGAGCTTTAATAAATTTGAAGAGCATGTCAATAATGTCTTATTTTATGAGGAGGATGTCCTTAAAGAAAtgattaaaaatttcaaaaaatacttTTTAGGTAATTTATTCACTTTTCTCATCTTAAAGAAAACTTATATTATTAGTAAAGTATTGTTAGAGTCTCCTATTTcatactataattattttttacttggacaaatataatatattccTTCATcccattttaaatattaattttaagaatgtcaaagttttatttgacttcttctcTTCACTTCTAATAGATTTAGACATTCTAATCAAATTTGAGTTTAGATTAAAgagtaaatatttataattttcacATTAAAATTTAACAATTTAGAACATAATTATTCATTAACACCCGACATATGCACGCCACTTTCACTAAGCAAAAAAAAACCATAGCTCTTTTTTCTTATGGATATTTTATGCTTTCATTAAAATAGAACGATGAATGGATCAATCCTTGCTTGAAATTTTGGTTACTGAAATGAGAGTTGTAGATCAAAATGTAGGAAAGCCTTCTCTTTGATTTAAGGCTTGCTATCTCAAGCTTACAAATATATTCATATTACTATAAAAAAACTCGTCTCTAGAGATTCGAGAGTTTCAATTTTTCACACTTATAAAAAAGATAACCAATGTGCAAATTTTATGGTAATGTTTTGGGAAAACTATATATTttgtatatgaatttttgaataacCACCTCTTGTTTATCTTCTTTACTTTTAAGTTGAAAACATCCCTCGTGGAAATGATAAATACCACTACGCCATAAAAcaccttagacagcgcttttttttggaatagacagcgctttaaagcgctgcctatGCTGGCGCTGTTGTAGGTAAAGCCAGCGCTTTTTtaaagtaaaagcgctgccatatgtctactttagacagcgctttattCCATAAGCGCTATCTTTGGGCCCCTTTAGGCAGCACTTTTTTTGCTGAGATGCGCTTTCTATTGTCcccctttaggcagcgcttttttaGTTCTTTTTTTGGTTCCCTTTAGACAACGCTTTtctttaaaagcgctgtctattCCCCACTTTAATTTAGAAATGCTTTCTAATGCACCCCTTTTGGcagggttttttttttgtttaaagtggcacacataataataataataataataataataataataataataataataataataataataataataataataataataataataataataataataataataataataacaacaacaacaacaacaacaacaacaacaacaacaacatttttaTGCTTTTCCCAAAGTCCAATAAATTTTGTATGGTAAATGTACCAAATCTGCTAATAATTGTAGTCGGTTAATTTTGTATGGTTTGATATGCAATCTAACTGTTTAAGTTTCGTTTAGCAGTATATATAAgacaaattattattatataaacaaaCAGTTAATCATTTGTGGTAAAAGACATACTTTACAGTGTCCATAGCAGCCAAAATTTCATTCATGAGACCAATTCTCTTGCAAAGCAGACTTAAAGTGAATATCTAAAAGCTCGTTTGCAAAATGAATTTATATTCATCACAAGGAATATGCCACTTTGGAATCAACCTTTCATCAGTCGAAAAAATCTTTTGGGCTAATCCACTCTTCAAGAGCAACAACATCAGGGTAACTAAGAACACACCtagaaaaccaacaaaaaaaGGGCTAAAGTTACAGAAGATACACAACCACAGAATCAAGAAAAAATACTACTAAAACATAGTGAAATGAATGTAATGCAACCCTTATCATACATACTTATATTGGTCTATTGGATAATAGTGAATCTGACTTCCAAGAAGGGACCGAAGAAGATGATCAGCAGCCCCATTAACCTGTCAATGAAAGTAGCAATGAAATATAGATATGGAACCAATGGACTACTTTCTACTCAGTACCAAATTCATTCTTATAAGATATTATAATcagcttttttttaaaaacatatcaAGTGCACTGCTAAGAATAAGACCTTCCAAGATGGTGGTCAGAAAATCAATTACCGAGAAGAAAATATTATGCTCTAGACATATAATTGACCACATAACTCTAACAAAGAACAACATATTACTCAATTTAGTAACATCACTAACTTATTCATGAGCTGTTTCTAAGTTTGATTCATTAGTTTTTCCTCTTTAAATGACCAGATTCATATGCATGCAAACACATAGAGCTAAAGTAACAATCTTCATGAGCAGTGACTAAAATAGAAAATAAGGGAACCATTGATTTCCATTTCTcagaaatgataaattataaatattcagGACTAAAATAAATTGTGTTTCAGGAAGCCATACTGCATCCTCAGGTAAAAGTATTTGTTCATTAGCCAAGTATCCACTGGAGGTTTGTGTGGGAATCATCGATCCAGCTCCACCGCTAGCCTTCTCCTCATTGTTTAATAATCGAAATCTGTATTTTGGAAGTATACTAAGGTCTGCTTCTGATGCACCTTCCTATATTCattcaaaatgaaacaaatagAACAATTAGAAGGTTCCCATGTTATTGTTCAGTCagttaaaaatatctttttattcACACCTGTCCTGCAACAGCATAGAGAATAGCAATGATGCAGGGCAGACAACAATTGAGAGCAATGCCGATCAAGCATGTCAAAACAACACAGAAGATGGCAAAAAGACATCAAATGCGAGAAAGATAACAGCCAACCTGTAAAGATTGAAAACAGATCATTGTTTTCATTATATCAACAAACTTCACAAATCTatcaaatagaaagaaaaaaagagtagCTGCCCATTCTGGTCATTTATAAATACCCTCAGTATCACAACTCTTCATTTATTTGAGATATCAAATTGGTTTGTCAAATAGCAATT from Vicia villosa cultivar HV-30 ecotype Madison, WI linkage group LG4, Vvil1.0, whole genome shotgun sequence encodes the following:
- the LOC131595277 gene encoding uncharacterized protein LOC131595277 isoform X2, which encodes MGSTTASSEIETDSNFEVHVFSSSFEKSFIKHGVQWRNHHIRLCILVSMEEGASEADLSILPKYRFRLLNNEEKASGGAGSMIPTQTSSGYLANEQILLPEDAVNGAADHLLRSLLGSQIHYYPIDQYKCVLSYPDVVALEEWISPKDFFD
- the LOC131595277 gene encoding uncharacterized protein LOC131595277 isoform X1; this encodes MYNVLIVSVLVVPEIETDSNFEVHVFSSSFEKSFIKHGVQWRNHHIRLCILVSMEEGASEADLSILPKYRFRLLNNEEKASGGAGSMIPTQTSSGYLANEQILLPEDAVNGAADHLLRSLLGSQIHYYPIDQYKCVLSYPDVVALEEWISPKDFFD